One segment of Sporanaerobacter acetigenes DSM 13106 DNA contains the following:
- a CDS encoding ABC transporter ATP-binding protein, whose translation MEAIEVNRLSKYYGKLKAVDDISFSIKKGEICGILGPNGSGKTTTIKCICNLIIPNSGEIKVFGEDNKKSTEYISALFEGTRNLYWKLTPRENLRYFAGIRGFGGKKVERHIDELLDRFNLSDKKDTMVNNLSRGMQQKVAIAMTLVCDTEIILLDEPTLGLDVQSHIDIKEALMDIVSSMNKTILLSTHDMNLVQDICKDVVILNKGKIVAQDSVEALMDMFRSMTYEIVLTESLSRDDEKYLSNLGYDFYFVNNGTKIEVDISEVNEIYAIIDSLKGKSIFIKEIKQKDNNFERIFLNITNGEVE comes from the coding sequence GTGGAAGCTATAGAGGTTAATAGATTGTCTAAATATTATGGAAAATTAAAAGCAGTAGATGATATTTCTTTTTCCATTAAGAAAGGAGAAATATGTGGAATACTTGGTCCCAATGGTTCTGGGAAAACTACTACTATAAAATGTATTTGCAATTTGATTATTCCTAATAGTGGTGAGATTAAGGTATTTGGGGAAGATAACAAAAAATCTACGGAATATATATCTGCGCTTTTTGAAGGTACAAGAAATCTTTATTGGAAACTCACACCAAGGGAGAATTTACGTTACTTTGCAGGAATAAGGGGGTTTGGAGGGAAAAAGGTTGAAAGGCATATAGATGAACTGTTGGATAGATTCAATTTGTCAGATAAAAAAGATACAATGGTCAACAACTTATCTAGGGGGATGCAGCAAAAAGTTGCTATAGCTATGACTCTTGTATGTGATACAGAAATTATATTGCTAGATGAGCCAACCCTTGGATTGGATGTGCAAAGTCATATAGATATAAAAGAGGCACTTATGGATATTGTCTCTAGCATGAACAAGACTATTTTGTTAAGTACTCATGATATGAATTTAGTTCAAGATATTTGCAAAGATGTAGTCATTTTAAATAAAGGCAAGATAGTTGCTCAAGATAGCGTAGAAGCACTTATGGATATGTTTAGAAGTATGACTTATGAAATAGTGCTTACAGAAAGTTTGTCTAGAGATGATGAAAAATATTTATCAAATTTGGGATATGATTTTTATTTTGTAAACAATGGGACTAAGATAGAAGTTGATATATCTGAAGTAAATGAAATATATGCAATTATAGATAGCTTGAAGGGAAAAAGTATTTTTATAAAGGAAATAAAACAAAAGGATAACAATTTTGAGAGGATATTCTTGAACATTACCAATGGGGAGGTGGAGTAG
- a CDS encoding ABC transporter permease: protein MKKIHYLFKVSLEKNVKELYRYKFNTISNFLILYILFMVMFSGLKSFGMSLGVSPLDMGENLEGFIVGYFLWTIIMVAYSDIAFSIIDDASKGTLEQLNMSNINLSQILIVRSISNLLIETIFSIFLLLIIMKTTGHWLEINVLSILIPIFIGVFSILGIGLMCGGLALIFKRVQSLLNIIQYFLIVLVATFPRSRIISGLLPFNYAAGSIFSTMMGGCSFRDFSALDYGIMVGNSLLYFIIGLFVFNQCVKVAKRRGLLGQY from the coding sequence TTGAAAAAAATTCACTATTTATTCAAGGTTTCATTGGAGAAAAATGTAAAGGAGTTATATAGATACAAATTTAATACAATTTCTAATTTTTTGATTCTTTATATACTATTTATGGTAATGTTCTCGGGACTAAAAAGTTTCGGAATGTCATTAGGAGTATCACCTCTGGACATGGGAGAAAATTTAGAGGGGTTTATAGTTGGTTATTTTTTATGGACTATTATCATGGTAGCTTATTCAGATATTGCTTTTAGTATAATTGATGATGCAAGTAAAGGAACCTTGGAACAACTAAATATGTCCAATATAAATTTATCTCAGATATTAATTGTGAGAAGTATTTCAAATTTATTGATAGAGACAATATTTTCTATTTTTCTACTTCTAATCATAATGAAAACAACTGGTCATTGGCTGGAAATAAATGTACTTTCTATTTTAATTCCCATATTTATTGGTGTTTTTAGTATATTAGGCATAGGACTAATGTGTGGAGGACTAGCTCTTATTTTTAAAAGAGTTCAATCCCTATTAAATATTATTCAATATTTTTTAATAGTATTAGTTGCTACATTTCCGAGAAGTAGAATTATATCTGGTTTGCTCCCATTTAATTATGCTGCAGGTTCTATATTTTCAACCATGATGGGGGGATGTTCTTTTAGAGATTTTTCAGCATTGGATTATGGAATAATGGTTGGGAATTCTTTGTTGTATTTCATCATAGGTTTATTTGTTTTTAATCAATGTGTAAAAGTGGCAAAGCGCAGAGGTTTGCTGGGGCAATATTAG
- a CDS encoding sensor histidine kinase → MENKYLKYYFYLGRLMYIFIFIDILHRTKYTDISSILFASIFIAIAVNDHLRIYGFYKCKNGNYISLFFSAVTGGLIAYFVYGYIDIHMFMILYEIVLFNKGKSAKILFTIDILMIMSVVILRQASSFKMLYDISFWKENLFDILMCLTFVVSYSFVIYAYKVLYREKSKVEELNNELQESYKILKEQSEEIEKLTVEKERNRVAQEIHDYLGHSLVALNMNLDVVENIIERDPKKVKDIIAKSKNLAKDSMNSLRCAVYALRDEGEHFVLKESIEKLIGNVEHEDDISVEFQFNEDVENLAPGYKNIIYRTIQEGLTNGIVHGKADKFKINVDIKSNRVYLTIEDNGIGCENIVKGNGLNGIEDRINSIGGNTRYSTKIDNGFKIEARIPY, encoded by the coding sequence TTGGAAAATAAATATTTGAAATATTATTTCTATTTAGGCCGATTGATGTATATTTTTATTTTTATAGATATATTGCATAGAACTAAATATACTGACATAAGTTCTATATTATTTGCCAGTATATTTATAGCAATTGCAGTAAATGATCATTTAAGAATATATGGTTTTTATAAATGTAAAAATGGAAATTATATATCGTTATTTTTTTCAGCAGTGACAGGTGGATTGATAGCATATTTTGTTTATGGATATATAGATATTCATATGTTTATGATATTATATGAAATAGTTCTTTTCAATAAAGGTAAAAGTGCAAAAATTCTGTTTACAATAGATATACTAATGATAATGAGTGTAGTTATATTAAGACAAGCATCTTCTTTTAAAATGTTATATGATATTAGTTTTTGGAAAGAAAATTTATTTGATATACTAATGTGCTTAACTTTTGTTGTCTCTTATTCTTTTGTTATTTATGCCTACAAAGTATTATATAGAGAAAAATCAAAAGTTGAGGAATTAAACAATGAATTGCAAGAGTCTTATAAAATTCTCAAAGAACAATCAGAAGAAATAGAAAAATTAACGGTAGAAAAAGAAAGAAACAGGGTAGCGCAAGAAATTCATGATTATTTAGGTCATAGCCTTGTAGCATTGAATATGAATTTGGATGTGGTTGAAAATATTATTGAACGAGATCCTAAAAAAGTAAAAGATATAATTGCTAAATCTAAAAATCTTGCAAAAGATTCTATGAATAGCTTAAGATGTGCTGTTTATGCCCTTAGAGATGAGGGAGAACATTTTGTTCTTAAGGAATCGATAGAAAAACTAATTGGGAATGTCGAGCATGAAGATGATATAAGTGTTGAATTTCAGTTTAATGAAGATGTAGAAAACTTAGCTCCTGGATATAAAAATATTATATATAGAACCATACAGGAAGGGTTGACTAATGGAATTGTACATGGGAAGGCTGATAAATTTAAAATAAATGTTGATATTAAATCTAATAGAGTATATTTGACTATTGAAGACAATGGAATAGGTTGTGAGAATATAGTTAAGGGAAATGGACTAAATGGTATTGAGGACAGAATAAATAGTATAGGGGGCAATACCAGATACAGTACCAAAATAGATAATGGTTTTAAAATTGAGGCAAGGATTCCATATTAA
- a CDS encoding DUF2804 family protein — MKICREKYYYREVREDIESLVNVDGSFNFGTYNRAVSKVNMLDAKKPLGRAAPKWFLNFRLKEWEAFQAGNRDIFIFGVVYTPKISTLICLVIYDKRNKKLYDYEKIINTKRASIGKGLFNSETKGQIKAYYMRYENNLRKNEIAVEAKMGPHDLPMAILDIKAYHITEPIVICQPFGENRGLYSHKNFMPMEGYLILGDEKIVFNKENSHMIIDDHKGYYPYNMKYDWVTGWGKDNSGNTFAFNLTDNQVLDHEKYNENCIWIDGKMNVLPPIKVERKYENDEVWNIKDEYDMVNISFYPETKTEIKFNYLIVKSDYEAPIGSYKGYFKLGDRKIDIVECFGMGEKKRIRI; from the coding sequence ATGAAAATTTGCAGAGAAAAATACTATTATAGAGAAGTAAGAGAAGATATTGAATCTTTAGTGAATGTGGATGGAAGTTTTAATTTTGGAACATATAATAGGGCTGTTTCTAAAGTGAATATGTTGGATGCAAAGAAACCTTTAGGACGTGCTGCACCTAAATGGTTTTTAAATTTTAGATTAAAAGAATGGGAAGCTTTTCAAGCAGGAAATAGGGATATATTTATTTTTGGTGTTGTATATACTCCAAAAATATCTACACTTATCTGTTTAGTAATATATGACAAGAGGAATAAAAAATTATATGATTATGAAAAAATAATTAATACTAAAAGAGCTTCAATAGGAAAAGGACTGTTTAATAGTGAGACAAAGGGTCAAATTAAAGCTTACTATATGCGCTATGAAAACAATTTAAGAAAAAATGAGATAGCAGTTGAAGCTAAAATGGGGCCTCATGATTTACCTATGGCAATACTTGATATAAAAGCATATCATATTACTGAACCTATAGTTATATGTCAGCCTTTTGGAGAAAATAGAGGGCTTTATTCGCACAAAAATTTTATGCCAATGGAAGGATATTTAATTTTAGGGGATGAAAAGATTGTATTTAATAAGGAAAATTCTCACATGATAATAGATGACCATAAAGGGTATTATCCTTACAATATGAAATATGATTGGGTAACAGGATGGGGAAAAGATAATAGTGGAAATACTTTTGCTTTTAATTTGACAGACAATCAAGTATTGGATCATGAAAAATATAATGAAAATTGTATTTGGATTGATGGAAAGATGAATGTACTTCCTCCTATAAAGGTAGAAAGAAAATATGAAAATGATGAAGTGTGGAATATTAAAGATGAATATGATATGGTGAATATTTCTTTTTATCCAGAAACAAAGACAGAAATAAAATTTAATTACTTAATAGTAAAATCAGACTATGAAGCTCCCATAGGAAGTTATAAAGGTTATTTTAAATTGGGGGATAGAAAAATAGATATAGTTGAATGTTTTGGAATGGGAGAAAAAAAGAGAATTAGAATATAG
- a CDS encoding HAD family hydrolase, which translates to MENVGAFFDIDGTLYRNSLMIQHFKKLIKYEVIDPAIWHNHVKHTYYEWEKRYGDFEDYLEELAEFYVRELKGVNKDYIDFIANQVIKINGDQVYKYTRSRIEWHKNSGHKVFFISGSPDFLVEKMAKKYGVTEYRGSEYIVDEENNFTGEIVRLWDSENKQRTIDEFVSRFDVDLNKSYSYGDTAGDLSMLKMVENPIAINPNKNLLKAIKEDEELYKKIDIIVERKDLIYKLSPDVEIIDI; encoded by the coding sequence GTGGAAAATGTTGGAGCATTTTTTGATATAGATGGTACCCTTTATAGAAATTCTCTTATGATACAACATTTCAAGAAATTGATTAAATATGAGGTCATAGATCCGGCTATATGGCACAATCATGTGAAACATACTTATTATGAATGGGAAAAGAGATATGGAGATTTTGAGGATTATTTAGAGGAATTAGCTGAATTTTATGTAAGAGAACTTAAAGGTGTAAATAAAGATTATATAGATTTTATAGCTAATCAGGTAATAAAAATAAATGGAGATCAAGTTTATAAATATACTAGATCTAGAATAGAATGGCATAAAAACAGTGGTCATAAGGTGTTTTTCATATCAGGAAGTCCTGATTTTTTGGTAGAGAAGATGGCTAAAAAGTATGGTGTAACTGAATATAGAGGTAGTGAGTATATAGTAGATGAAGAAAATAATTTTACTGGAGAAATTGTAAGACTGTGGGATTCTGAAAATAAGCAGAGAACAATTGATGAATTTGTATCTAGATTTGATGTGGATTTAAATAAAAGTTATTCTTATGGGGATACTGCGGGAGATTTGTCAATGCTTAAGATGGTAGAAAACCCTATAGCCATAAACCCCAATAAAAATTTATTGAAAGCAATTAAGGAAGATGAAGAGCTTTATAAAAAAATTGATATAATAGTTGAGAGAAAAGATTTAATATATAAATTGAGTCCTGATGTAGAGATAATAGATATATAG
- a CDS encoding MATE family efflux transporter, translating to MAENSRLTGGNITETLVKLALPIMGTSFVEMAYSMMDMAWLGRAGTKEVAAAGTAGFFTWIGASIFLIPKIGAEVGVAQSYGKEDMKSARKYVLHSIQLDIIIGLLYSIFLIAFRHQLIGFFNLEDVEVIGMAVDYLTIVSIGMVFFFLNPVFAGIFNGAGNSSTPFRITAVGLITNMILDPLMILGFGPFPGMGVKGAALATIISQFVVTLIFIKVNTDKLDLFSGLNLFEIPESKYIKTIFKLGFPAALQNGIFAFMSMVIAKILAQWGSTPIAVQNVGSQIESISWMTAGGFSTALSAFVGQNYGADRWDRIHEGYRKAIGLVSIIGIFATCLLIFGATPVFRIFIPDDSEAIKLGTTYLRILGLSQFFMCIEITTGGAFNGLGRTIPPSVVGIVFNALRIPSALLLSKTSLGLNGVWWSVSISSIFKGIVLTGWFMIYLRKKPY from the coding sequence ATGGCGGAAAATAGTAGATTGACAGGAGGAAATATAACAGAAACTCTTGTTAAACTTGCCCTTCCAATCATGGGGACATCATTTGTGGAGATGGCATATAGCATGATGGATATGGCATGGCTTGGCAGAGCAGGAACCAAAGAAGTGGCAGCAGCAGGAACTGCTGGATTTTTTACGTGGATTGGAGCATCTATATTTTTGATACCTAAAATAGGCGCTGAAGTAGGAGTTGCACAATCTTATGGAAAAGAAGATATGAAATCTGCTAGAAAATATGTATTACATTCAATTCAATTGGATATAATCATTGGACTATTGTACTCCATATTTTTGATAGCTTTTAGGCATCAGCTTATAGGTTTTTTTAATCTTGAAGATGTTGAAGTGATAGGAATGGCTGTAGATTATTTAACTATAGTGTCTATTGGAATGGTATTTTTCTTTTTGAATCCAGTGTTTGCAGGGATTTTTAATGGTGCAGGGAATAGTTCTACTCCATTTAGAATAACTGCAGTTGGACTTATAACTAATATGATATTAGATCCACTGATGATTTTAGGTTTTGGACCATTTCCTGGAATGGGAGTGAAAGGAGCTGCATTAGCTACAATTATTTCCCAATTTGTTGTTACTCTTATTTTTATAAAGGTAAATACAGATAAATTGGATTTGTTCTCTGGTTTGAATTTGTTTGAGATTCCTGAATCAAAATATATAAAAACTATATTTAAGTTAGGATTTCCAGCAGCATTGCAAAATGGAATTTTTGCTTTTATGTCCATGGTTATAGCAAAGATATTAGCTCAATGGGGCTCTACTCCTATAGCAGTACAGAATGTCGGTTCACAAATAGAATCTATATCATGGATGACAGCAGGAGGATTTTCTACTGCTCTTTCTGCATTTGTGGGACAAAACTATGGGGCCGATAGATGGGATAGAATTCATGAAGGATATAGAAAAGCTATAGGACTTGTAAGTATTATTGGTATATTTGCAACGTGTTTGCTTATATTTGGTGCTACACCTGTATTTAGAATTTTTATTCCAGATGATAGTGAAGCCATAAAATTAGGGACAACCTATTTAAGAATATTAGGACTTTCTCAATTTTTTATGTGTATAGAGATAACGACAGGAGGAGCTTTCAATGGTTTAGGTAGAACAATTCCACCATCTGTTGTTGGAATTGTATTTAATGCTCTTCGTATACCTTCTGCCCTATTACTTTCAAAGACATCTCTAGGGTTAAATGGAGTATGGTGGAGTGTAAGCATAAGCAGTATATTTAAAGGCATTGTACTTACAGGATGGTTCATGATATATTTAAGGAAAAAGCCCTATTAG
- a CDS encoding GIY-YIG nuclease family protein — translation MCYVYILKCSDNTLYTGWTVDLHKRLKTHSSGKGAKYTRGRLPVKLVYFEKYEDKISAQKREYEIKQMTRKEKLELIGLFP, via the coding sequence ATGTGCTATGTATATATATTAAAGTGTTCTGACAATACCTTATATACAGGTTGGACAGTTGATCTTCATAAGAGATTAAAAACTCATTCCAGTGGGAAAGGTGCAAAATATACAAGGGGTAGACTTCCTGTAAAACTTGTATATTTTGAAAAATATGAAGATAAGATATCTGCCCAAAAAAGAGAATATGAAATAAAACAAATGACAAGAAAAGAAAAGCTTGAACTAATAGGGCTTTTTCCTTAA
- a CDS encoding YidC/Oxa1 family membrane protein insertase, translated as MTNLFIQMFNQILNFTSDYGIAIILFTLLIKIALLPLTIKQKKSMKIQQELSRKMAELKNQYKDDQEMLNEEMLKLYKENPGSGFGFLTLFLQMPIFVAMYKTFAHNIVDSPTVILPWINNLSSPDPYFILPILYIITQLLPGFLSYVGIIKNSSIPKLTPMSIVPAVMISLLFLTKSPAALGLYFIVSNIFTNIEQLIPVSE; from the coding sequence ATGACAAATTTATTTATTCAAATGTTTAATCAAATTTTGAACTTCACCAGTGACTATGGTATAGCTATAATTCTTTTTACCTTATTGATAAAGATAGCACTATTACCTTTAACTATTAAACAAAAGAAATCAATGAAAATACAGCAAGAGTTATCTAGAAAAATGGCTGAATTAAAAAATCAATATAAAGACGATCAAGAAATGCTCAATGAAGAAATGCTTAAATTATATAAAGAAAATCCAGGCAGTGGTTTTGGATTCTTGACATTGTTCTTGCAAATGCCTATTTTTGTAGCAATGTACAAGACCTTTGCCCACAATATTGTAGATTCACCAACTGTGATTTTGCCATGGATAAACAATTTATCTAGTCCAGATCCATATTTTATACTACCTATACTCTATATAATAACTCAATTGTTGCCAGGATTTCTGTCATATGTAGGAATAATCAAAAATTCATCAATACCAAAATTGACTCCCATGTCAATAGTACCAGCTGTTATGATTTCACTGCTTTTCTTAACTAAATCACCAGCTGCATTGGGTCTATATTTTATAGTATCCAATATATTTACAAATATTGAACAATTGATTCCAGTTTCTGAATAA
- a CDS encoding isochorismatase family protein, protein MNKYILDREDTVLLIIDIQDRLVKPMKYGEKVIEKTKILISAAAELNMPIIYTEQYPKGLGNTVSELEEVLKNGKRFEKVEFSAYTEEVKKYIQSTGRKKVIISGMETHVCVFQTARDLLSDGYDVFIVEDGVCSRAKENYVNGLSLMANMGAVITNTETVIFDLLKKAGTKEFKVLSKLIK, encoded by the coding sequence ATGAATAAATACATTCTTGACAGAGAAGACACAGTTTTACTTATTATCGATATTCAGGACAGATTAGTTAAACCAATGAAATATGGGGAAAAAGTGATAGAAAAGACAAAGATATTGATTTCGGCAGCAGCAGAATTGAATATGCCTATTATATATACAGAACAATATCCAAAGGGCTTAGGGAATACGGTTTCTGAATTGGAAGAGGTTCTTAAAAATGGGAAGAGATTTGAAAAGGTTGAGTTTTCAGCATATACAGAAGAGGTAAAGAAGTATATTCAATCTACTGGTAGAAAAAAAGTTATAATATCAGGGATGGAGACTCATGTATGTGTTTTCCAGACGGCAAGGGATTTGCTTTCTGATGGATATGATGTATTTATAGTAGAAGATGGAGTTTGTTCAAGAGCAAAGGAGAATTATGTAAATGGTTTATCTTTAATGGCAAATATGGGAGCTGTAATAACCAATACAGAAACAGTTATTTTTGATTTATTGAAAAAAGCAGGTACAAAAGAATTTAAGGTATTGTCAAAATTGATAAAGTAA
- a CDS encoding DUF6512 family protein: protein MYYYGDKKTNKWEIVGVFWMIIVGSLLHFTYEWSNNLTFVGVISSINESVWEHLKLGYWSLIFFSLIEYPAIKRYVNSFLLGKALGIVVLEATIIGVFYSYTDIIKRSILWVDISSYVLGAIFCQWISSSMIKKKFSRTSETIGLIIFIVLGFAFIVFTFYPPKLPIFMDPITKTYGIYKLK from the coding sequence GTGTACTATTATGGAGATAAGAAAACAAACAAATGGGAAATTGTGGGTGTATTTTGGATGATAATTGTAGGTTCATTGTTACATTTTACATACGAATGGTCAAACAATTTAACTTTTGTAGGAGTCATAAGTTCGATAAATGAAAGTGTTTGGGAACATTTAAAATTAGGATATTGGTCGCTGATATTTTTTTCGTTAATTGAATATCCAGCTATCAAGAGATATGTGAATAGTTTTTTATTAGGAAAGGCACTGGGAATTGTTGTTTTAGAAGCTACAATTATAGGGGTTTTTTATAGCTATACTGATATAATTAAAAGAAGTATTTTGTGGGTAGATATTTCTTCTTATGTACTAGGAGCTATTTTTTGCCAATGGATAAGTAGTAGCATGATTAAGAAAAAGTTTTCTAGAACCAGTGAAACAATTGGATTGATTATTTTTATTGTTTTAGGTTTTGCATTTATAGTTTTTACTTTTTATCCACCTAAATTGCCAATATTTATGGATCCTATTACAAAGACGTATGGTATATATAAACTAAAGTAA